The segment GAGCACAAACTAGTGCTGGAGACGAGGGAGAAGGAAGCGTACAACATTCATTactttgtcaattttttgcgcaccatatttttttatcaaaaggggcgtgaaaaaaagaattacttCAAAAGTGAGGCAAACTCATTTGTAAGGAAGCCCTCCTCAAACGGTGTTTGTCCAGACCCgagaaaagaattttttcctcccaaCAAGTGCTACGATTGTGACATTCATGATGATTCCTATGGGAATTTACACAACTCGGGCGATGAACTTAACAGCTTATgcagaaatattttcaaaaatatcgATTTTACCtatcacaaaaatgtggacgAAATaacaaagaaacaaaatcaaaagaaacacaaatttaaaattaaacaaatcaGCATGTACTCcaaacttttattttccgaTTTGgacaatgaaaaatatattttgaaaatctgtaactcttctttttcgtttaagaaattaaaataagTGACCATTAATTATATGGcctacttcctttttttgtgcatttttacatatattctCAAGCTATATCAGgagaagaaatacaaaattaagaTAACCATGGTGAAGTATAACTACCTCTTTATGCTGTTTGTGCTGAGCAACTATCCCCTCGTCATTTATTTCATCCTTAAGGTGTTCAATTAtaactacataaatatatatctaAATGTGTACACAATTATATGCAACACAATCGcttatcatatatttatttccaatGACGGGAATTATATTTGCTACTCCATATTTTCTGTGCTGGCTAGTTACCTGCTTAAGAATTTCCTAATGATTAAGATAGGGGATTACATTTAGCAGCTGCGCAAAGTGGGAACTTGCTGCATTTGTACGTATGGCGGTGGCgcaaaaagaggggaagcaTCATCCATCACACATGTGCCTCCCATTTTGTCGCTCCCAATTTCCCACTCCACTCGGTGCGTTTCCCTGTTGCGCATGCCCAAATGGCATCAacctacatttttaatttcccgcACACCGCGccgctttcccttttgtaaaattataaaaaaaaaacgtaaaactttttttttagtccCAAACTGCTCATATAATGCGTTGTAAAATATGGGGAAGCACAAAATGTGCAGACAGGAAATATGCAGACCGTTCTGCCGCCAAAAACGTTCGCAGTGGTCTTCGTgcaatggaaaaaaattgtttcttTTATGAGGCAATTGCCCAGTTTGACCTGCGCATGCAATGTAGGAattctgcaaaaaatggctaaaTATGGgcaaaaattggcaaaaagttttgaaaaaagttgTGAAAAAAGTTGTGAAAAaagttgtgaaaaaaatgggaaaaaatgggcaaaacaTGGGGAGTAGAACGCGGGAGCAACGGTTCGACTAAGCGGTCAACTCGCGGAGGCACTCCAGGCTAGGCCGCTCTACATAACGTGCTGATCGTTCTGCGCCGGGTTCGTGTAATGATAATGTAACTCGTAAACATCCTGCCCCTCGATAATTTTGTCGTAGCCATTCTTGTGTATGTAAAAAACTCGGACCTTTCCTCCGGATCCTCCATCCCTAAAGGTAGCATGATAAATTGCATTCCTGGCTAGTTCCACGGCTTGCTCGAGATTCAAGTTATAATCATAAGCAGAGTCCAAAATGGAGTAAGCATAAGTGCTACCACTTCCGCAACTAAATAAATTGCCCTCcaccttcttcccctcatCATCAATGTAGAACATGTTGAAACCGGTGTGATCATAACCACTTAAAATGATTCCACAGCATAATCCATACCCCTTATATTGATATAAAATGTTACTCAAAATGGTACTGGCTGCTCGGACAGAGATTTTCTCATTATTTCTcaattcataaatttttataattttgcccaaatatttttcccaataCAAACAgtctgctgctcctcctgccaTTGTCcctaaaatgtttttatttatttcgatAATTTTCTCTACGTTCTGTGAAGATATGAAGGAGCCCATAGAAGCTCTTGAGTCCACTGCTACTATTATTCCATCCTTAAATTTGAAGGCCAATGTGGTTGTACCTTTGTGAAAATCAAACAacttgttattttttgtcttgGTATCTTTTATGAAATTTCTTGGGATTCTTACTGGGGCTACACAGAATTGCAGCTCGTCGTAATTTTCTCCCTCATCCTCCACGTCATTGATTAAATTGTCAATTTCGCTCATCAGGCACCCTCCCCTTTCTGCCATTTTTCTCACAGGGTAAAGAGGCTACACTGCTGTGTGGTATAATACGATGTAAAGGTTGGCCCCTTTCACTGTGGCCACTCGCAATTGCGttctttgttctttcctCTTTGGGTTCTTAATTTATCTCAGAAAAGTGTAAAAACGATATATTTTACAGGattggcgttttttttttttgtttctttttggttttttttttttgttttttttggagtNNNNNNNNNNtttttttttttttttttttggagattATCCAATGTATGACCTTCAatcatgcatttttttatggcttTCCTTCTTGAGTGCATACCAGATGGGGCGTAATTCCCCTCGGGGATTAATTTGCCTTGCCACTTCACATCATATGATAAAGCGTTTACATTTTGTGCTCTTTCCACTATTATGGGCATATCCTAACAAAAGTGTTCAAGAGGATAAATAAAACCCGGTGGCCATATCCCCCATGTGCATTAACACGTACATGCGCAAGTGCtttcttttctgttttaaCATTCAATTGGTGAGGGTCACACTGAAGTGGGCCTCttcatatgtgcatatgcatacacgCTTATATATGCGCATCCCTTTGACAGCCGCTTCCTTgccatatttttatcatgaaTAGGGTTACTTTCGTGTGGCTACAGTTGGCAGCGTAGTTTATCCCCTTTACCTTTtgattttcataattttttgcgccttttcTTGGTACACATATGACACGATAGAGGCACAGCACTAAGCGAAACGAATGCGCAGCAAAATAGAAAGCGAGAACAAACGGTTGGGttaagcaacaaaaaaaaaaaaaaaaacacccgaacatgttattatttctctctttttaCGGCCATTTGTTAATTGAATTCTACGtgagaaaatgaaatttgTTTACCGCGTGTGTgacagttatttttttaatttttactttttgcacaaaagtaGCACAGAACCACATACCACCATTTGCTGCTGGGTCCTTAAATGTGGAGGTATATAACCGCCGATATTGTACTCTCcaacgaaattaaaattgttgtCAGCTTCTGCAAAACGGAGTGAAATTATCTCATTTTGAGCATATCCTTTGCGGACACTCTTCCCTGATGTGGCAAGTAGGGCAAATGACACATAATCACAATGTCACCGAATTGAAAGAAATTGTGTAGGTTTAAATAGAACCTGGGGAAGGTGTATAGTAAGCCATATTCACGAAACCCAAAGGGGCGTTCTCTACATGTGTGATTGTGTGGCGTTCACCCCCTCTCCAGTTATATAACACCGAGAGTAACATTACCACGTTCAACTGTTCGAATGGGTAGGTATATGTACAgatatatgtgcataattGCTTATCGCACGAGGAGGACCTGTCCAAATAGCACACCAAAAGGCTTCCATGCTTGTGAGCATTGAACGGACACCATTTTCCCTTCACAAAAGCGTCTGTGTGAcgtttaaaaagaaaaatgtgaacctCCCGGACGAATTGCGATAATTCGATCGAGTCAGACAAATCGAACCAATCGGACTAGTCATTTTTCCCTGAAAAGATGATAGCTCACCTTCATCCTTAGTCTAATTGCTTGGCTTTTCGTGCCGTGTGCTAGGCCactttaccccttttttaaacaccCATATGTGTTAGGTTATACTATGTAAACCTCCCCCTAAAATAGAACCACCTAGCTggtggtgagaaaaaaaaaaaaaaaaagcagccaCACCAATGTTAACACTGAAGTGTGCAGCATTAACTGATCAAACTTACCTGCACGTACCTTTGGCGCGGTCTTTGCTGCATTTcgcaatttttcaaaagtcACAACGCAAAAATGGAACGCGCGTGCACCAATTCTTTTTATCAATCGCAACTGCCTAATGTAGCTGCTTAATTATAGCCtcttatttataattaataaggCACATTGATAATTTAACGAATAGGGGTTCAGTTTCcaattttcgaaaaagtaaaaacttCGTAAGCAGGCACACCTTAAGTTCCTCGCGTAAAATGCGACGAACTAGTGAAGGCCACATGAAATAAGAatacgtgaaaaaaataataggcAAACGAATAAATTGGGACGTGGAGACGAAAGGGAAAGGGGGAATGCAGGAGCTCGTGCACCGTTTATTTGCTTGCACAgttggggggaaaaggtgGCGTGTATAAGGGATGACCAACATGACGCTTCGttttgttctattttgtttGATTTGTTCCTCTGCCAAATTTGGTATCACGCTTGGGCATGCGTGATTCTTCGCCTCTCTCACCTTTTTCACGTGCTTTGCACTTATCACGCGTTTCGCAATTATGGCGCGTTTCGCAATTATGACGCGTTTAGCAATTATCACGCGTTCCGCAATTATCACACATTTCGCAATTATCACGCATTTCGCAATTATCACGCATTTCGCTCATTTCACGAAAGTGCCTTGAAGGGATGACCATGGGGTGTGAATAACGACGTCGCTTCTTAGCATCTTGGGCGAACGTCAGGCGCATATTTCCTGTCCGC is part of the Plasmodium cynomolgi strain B DNA, chromosome 8, whole genome shotgun sequence genome and harbors:
- a CDS encoding 20S proteasome beta subunit (putative); this encodes MAERGGCLMSEIDNLINDVEDEGENYDELQFCVAPVRIPRNFIKDTKTKNNKLFDFHKGTTTLAFKFKDGIIVAVDSRASMGSFISSQNVEKIIEINKNILGTMAGGAADCLYWEKYLGKIIKIYELRNNEKISVRAASTILSNILYQYKGYGLCCGIILSGYDHTGFNMFYIDDEGKKVEGNLFSCGSGSTYAYSILDSAYDYNLNLEQAVELARNAIYHATFRDGGSGGKVRVFYIHKNGYDKIIEGQDVYELHYHYTNPAQNDQH